GATGTGGCAGCAGCATAGGCCTACCCTCCTGACACTTCCCCCGGGCCTGAAATCGACACGAAACGGTCTAAATCAGTCAAATTTCGTTTTCTCTTTAAGGTAATAGAGACATCGTCACACAGACATTTAGCTGGAGGCATGTtgtcttttaaaagcaaaaaaaaaaaaaaaaatgttcctaggCAATGCAGGAGCGTTACACTCAAGCATTTCCGAACAGATTTATTCACGTAACTCACGCATACCGGCCCCCAAATACCAATATGCGGCACACCTTAAGCTATCCGTGTAACAGAGTGGAAAGCAAATGAGTTTGCAAATACTCTAGTTATTATGTAGTTGCAAACTTTCATCCTGAAAATAGTCATTAGCACTAGCACGCCGAGACGCACATTTAGTAATCTCTCACAGACGCTCAAATTCTAAATGAACCCACACTAACTACCCCTCCCCATGAAACTTGCTTCTGCCCGCTAAGGGCGTTCTGAGGGTACTTGGGCTGTCGCGGGTTCCCATGGCGCCAGTAACCACAAACTTTCCAGAAAGTCCAGGCATTTACTATCTCATGCTCCACGCTGCCACCAAAAGGGCCACAGTGGTCTGGGTTAGGAACGGCGGTTAGGCGGGGAACTGCTAAGGGACGCTGTTGTGCTTCTTCCGCAGAAAGCTGCCAGCTGAAGAAGCCTCTGGAGGCGGCCGGAGACTGTAAGGCGGCGGAGGAGAGCGAGAGGCCCAAGCCACGCAGCCGCCGGAAGCCCCGGGTCCTCTTCTCGCAAGCCCAGGTCTTCGAGCTGGAACGCAGGTTCAAGCAGCAGCGGTACCTGTCGGCGCCCGAGCGCGAGCACCTCGCCAGTAGCCTGAAGCTCACGTCCACGCAGGTGAAGATCTGGTTCCAGAATCGCAGGTACAAGTGCAAGAGGCAGCGACAGGACAAGTCCCTGGAGCTGGGCGCCCAcgcgcccccgccgccgccgcgccgCGTGNCCGGAGGCGGCCCCTTTGTGAACGTGAGCAACCTGGGAGGCttcggcggcggtggcggcgcgCAGCCGTTGCACCAGGGTGCGGCGGCCGGGGCTGCATGCGCGCAGGGCACCTTGCAGGGCATCCGGGCCTGGTAGGGACGCGGCGGCTCACGCGGCGGGCGCCCCACTGCAGCCTGGCACCGCGGGACTGAAGCGCGAgaaaggctggatcccagggccaaGTCCTCtcgttaaaaaacaaaaaacaaaacaaaaaaaccccacacacatgTCTCGCTCCCCAGACCCCGGAACACAGCTCCCGCGaagcctggggaagggggctgaGGGGCGAGGAGGATGCCCGAGACAGGTCGCGGAGACGGTGTCTGAGGCAGAAACTccggctgggggctgggaaggacaATGGCCCCGACTCTGGCCCCGAAGAGAGTGCGAGAGGCTGCGACTCTGGCGGCCGCTTGGTTCTCCCAGAGCAAGAAGACCGTCTTTCCCCTTGGCTTTCCCGCGGCCTCCTCGAAATGTCGACAGAAAACCcaaggacaaaaaggaaaaaagaaaaaagaaaaccatgaaggagagaaaaatgggtGTCGTGGCTTGAGAAATCCCCAACCGCTACCGACCCTTCTGCCCCTTTTGCGGCCGGAGCGCCACACCACAGTCgattttccttttccctgccGCCTGCCCTCCGCAGCAGATACCTCGGCCTGGATCTCCGGATTGTCAGGGAGTAGAACTCTGCGAGAAAAACCAGCGAAGCAAGATCAAACattggggggcgggaggggactGAACAAATCTGGGAGCTGGTGGCCAACCGGAGGTGTTACCaggtttcctttctgtttcatgTTCTGTATTCAGCACATATAATGTATCTATAACTGCATCCACACGCCGTGCACACACCCGCTGCCATACACTACAGGAGTCAATAAACAAGGTGCAATATTTCCAAACCGTTGCCTACAGACTTTGCTTCGCCCTCCAGAGTGAAGAGGTATCGTTTAAACAGGgcgggaagggaaggaaaaggtgtGTAAGGGCAAGCAATCTTCCCTGGGCGTTCGCAGGCCTGGCCTCTCCAGGCCCGGCCCCGGGCTGCATATCTTGAGTCCTCTTGGTtttgttccttaatttctctttactcTTGTGGGAGAACAGGTCGGAGATTCAGGGCCTTTGGAGGTCCCTGGCTCTGTAATCCCCACAAGTTTTGCCAGATGCTTGGGCTAGTGTTTGGGCCTGCGCTAGACCAAGGCTCAGACTCTGCCCCACCTCGAAGATCGCCAGGGAAAAGGAAACCTCGCCCCCCGGGCCAGCCGGAGGCGGCGCGAAGGCGGCTCCTTCAGCGGCCGCCGCCGGGGCCTCTAGCGCGCCCAGGGGCGCTGCGCCCCGCCGCGGCCGAATTCTCCCCCTCGGccgccctcccttctcccccggCGGCCGCGGCTTTATGCAGCTCCTTGTCACTTGCGGAGAATGCCTGCGCGAGGCCTGTGCTGCCACACGGCCGATTGTGAGCGTGCCAAGGCGGGTGAATGGGGAGGCCTCAGAGCGCCGCGCCATTGTGGGGCCGGGCCTCGCTGAAAGACGGCTCCGGGCCGGGAAGGTGCGGAAAGAATGGCTTTTTATTGGAGTCCCGAACAAAAGGTGTGGTAGGAAGGCGAAGTCCCCTGCGCGAACAAAAACCCCAGCGCGTCGGGATTGACGTCCCCCCCGAGCTCCCCATTGCTTCTCAGAGCGGGGGCTTTGTGTAGCAGTCTGCTCAACAGAGGGACGGAGAAATGCGCGGGGGTTTTGTTCCCCACTTTTTGTGCTCTGGGGGAGGGAGCGGCAAGGGGGGACGGGGGCTGGgcgggca
The DNA window shown above is from Ailuropoda melanoleuca isolate Jingjing chromosome 6, ASM200744v2, whole genome shotgun sequence and carries:
- the NKX2-3 gene encoding homeobox protein Nkx-2.3, whose translation is MMLPSPVTSTPFSVKDILNLEQQQQQHFHGAHLQADLEHHFHSAPCMLAATEGTQFSDGGEEDEEEEGEKLSYLNSLATADGHGGSGLCPQSYVHTVLRDSCSGPKEHEEEPEVVRDRSQKSCQLKKPLEAAGDCKAAEESERPKPRSRRKPRVLFSQAQVFELERRFKQQRYLSAPEREHLASSLKLTSTQVKIWFQNRRYKCKRQRQDKSLELGAHAPPPPPRRVXGGGPFVNVSNLGGFGGGGGAQPLHQGAAAGAACAQGTLQGIRAW